One Arthrobacter sp. StoSoilB20 DNA segment encodes these proteins:
- a CDS encoding FtsK/SpoIIIE domain-containing protein: MKFRLTLRRDPAEAKDLAVTVDGRATVADIATELWAADPVRKGTEPPSNLSISVDEAFVGGGLSGHVLRPTDNLLESGLRPGSKVSLAQVSEQFASNGHANGTNRGPAAATLRVMSGPDVGREFSLPFGTSYIGRDRDADIRLTDPLTSKRHARITVGETVEIVDTNSANGLLMDGLPVTRATLQSSDTVTLGDTTVGVVALSRNHGGGPSSPLVDFNRSPRVLPRFDSPKRVPPAGPKRPEHQPFPYIMLVAPLLMGGVLFAVTQNLLSVLFMAMMPLFIVGHYVDHKMQSKRQAKEGHKQFKAAMLAFREDIDRQQNIERAVRLQEAPSVSDTVDAIYKLGPLLWTNRPEHQHFLGVRFGLGSAPSRIPFDEPGANETEPQYMREIQECLQQVRVIEGVPIVSQLRTSGSFGVAGDRSVVDDVARGMVLQLVGLHSPAEVVLTSLTSARSRERWDWLQWLPHVGSGHSPLSGDHLAAGPGAGAALLSRLESLVEERESMAKEPGPQPRPGLKDEHEEIPAPVVPAVLVIVEDDAPVDRGRLTRLVERGPDCGVHIMWVAANVQSLPAACRDFLSVDGDHGTTTGQVRLGRHTYPVSCESLDADLATQLARMMSPLVDVGNPLDDDSDLPRAVSYATLIGKELMDNPQAVAERWQENNSVHATAVPNRKDNGSLRALVGSKGVEPFYLDLKNEGPHALVGGTTGAGKSEFLQSWVMGMAAAYSPDRVSFLFVDYKGGAAFADCLHLPHTVGLVTDLSPHLVRRALTSLRAELHYRERLLNRKKAKDLLALQREADPEAPPYLIIIVDEFAALATEVPEFVDGVVDVAARGRSLGLHLILATQRPAGVIKDNLRANTNLRVALRMADEVDAVDILGVPTAAYFDPSIPGRGAAKTGPGRIQGFQTGYAGGWTTDKPQRPRIDIVEMAFGSGPTWEPPLVSQVEEEPAGPNDIARMTGNIIRAADVLSIEPPRKPWLNELATTYDFSKLPNPRTDERLLLGVADDPAHQDQPTVFYEPDKDGNMAVYGTGGSGKSAALRSIAIAAAVTPRGGPVHIYGIDCGSSGLKMLDGLPHVGEIINGDDVERVGRLLRWLKEVADDRAARFAEVRASTIVEYRQLANRPEEKRIFILVDGMSSFREGYEYSKLSALWDIFLTLATDGRPLGIHLVVSGDRTNSVPASLLASIQKRLVLRLSSEDDYMTLDVPKDVLNAASPPGRGLLDGLEVQLAVLGGNPNLALQAREVAKLSQAMVRQGLEQAPQIQRLPELVDLDILPTGAPDNPVIGVDDETLGSAAIAAKGSLLLAGPPGAGRTVALVTLAYALRRSNPRTDLIYIGSRRSAVASLNIWSRSLVGPDEVSDVVDDLIDKASDNPGSMAIFIEGLTEFTDTLAESGVGRLVTAAIKADQWVVGESETSTWSQAWSLAQPFKSGRRGLLLNPGDVEGDSLLNTSLGRISTDFIPGRGYIVGRGKVRKLQIAMPPENRS, translated from the coding sequence ATGAAGTTTCGCCTGACCTTGCGGCGCGATCCTGCCGAAGCAAAGGACCTCGCCGTCACGGTGGATGGCCGTGCCACGGTTGCTGACATCGCCACGGAACTCTGGGCCGCCGACCCCGTACGCAAGGGGACCGAACCGCCGTCGAACCTGTCCATCAGCGTGGACGAAGCGTTCGTTGGAGGAGGCCTGTCCGGGCACGTCCTGCGGCCCACGGACAACTTGCTGGAGTCCGGGCTGCGGCCTGGTTCAAAGGTTTCGCTCGCGCAGGTCAGTGAACAGTTCGCCTCGAACGGCCACGCCAACGGCACCAACAGGGGACCGGCAGCGGCGACGCTGCGGGTTATGTCAGGGCCCGACGTCGGACGCGAATTTTCGCTGCCTTTCGGCACCAGCTACATCGGCAGGGACAGGGACGCCGACATCCGGCTTACCGACCCCTTGACCTCCAAGCGCCACGCCCGTATTACGGTGGGCGAAACCGTGGAGATCGTGGATACGAACTCCGCCAACGGCCTCCTGATGGATGGGCTGCCGGTCACCCGGGCAACGTTGCAGTCCTCGGACACGGTCACTCTGGGCGACACCACGGTGGGAGTGGTGGCTTTGTCGCGCAACCACGGCGGGGGACCGTCGTCGCCGTTGGTGGACTTCAACCGCTCGCCCCGGGTGCTGCCCAGGTTCGACTCGCCCAAGCGCGTGCCGCCGGCCGGTCCCAAGCGCCCCGAGCACCAGCCCTTCCCCTACATCATGCTGGTGGCGCCGCTGCTGATGGGTGGGGTGCTCTTCGCCGTCACCCAGAACCTGCTGTCCGTGCTCTTCATGGCCATGATGCCGCTGTTCATCGTGGGGCACTATGTGGACCACAAGATGCAGAGCAAGCGACAGGCCAAGGAGGGCCACAAGCAGTTCAAAGCCGCAATGCTGGCATTCCGCGAGGACATTGACCGGCAGCAGAACATCGAGCGCGCAGTCAGGCTCCAGGAAGCGCCGTCGGTCAGCGATACCGTGGACGCGATCTACAAGCTTGGCCCGCTGCTGTGGACCAACCGTCCAGAGCACCAGCACTTCCTTGGCGTCCGTTTTGGGCTGGGCTCCGCGCCGTCGCGGATCCCGTTCGACGAGCCCGGCGCCAACGAGACCGAACCGCAGTACATGCGCGAAATCCAGGAATGCCTTCAGCAGGTCCGTGTGATTGAAGGCGTGCCGATCGTTTCCCAACTGCGTACCTCCGGCTCGTTCGGCGTCGCGGGGGACCGCAGCGTGGTGGACGATGTTGCCCGCGGGATGGTGCTCCAACTGGTGGGCCTCCACTCACCGGCGGAAGTGGTCCTGACCTCACTGACCTCGGCACGCTCCCGCGAACGCTGGGACTGGCTGCAATGGCTCCCGCATGTGGGTTCGGGCCACAGCCCGCTCTCCGGCGACCACCTCGCCGCCGGCCCTGGTGCCGGTGCTGCCTTGTTGTCCCGGCTGGAAAGCCTCGTCGAAGAACGCGAGTCCATGGCCAAGGAACCGGGCCCCCAGCCCCGGCCAGGTCTTAAGGACGAACACGAAGAGATCCCCGCCCCCGTGGTTCCGGCGGTCCTGGTGATCGTTGAGGACGACGCCCCCGTGGATCGCGGACGCCTGACCCGCCTGGTGGAGCGGGGCCCCGATTGCGGGGTCCACATCATGTGGGTGGCCGCCAATGTCCAGTCGCTCCCCGCAGCGTGCCGCGATTTCCTCTCAGTCGACGGCGATCATGGCACCACCACCGGCCAGGTTCGATTGGGCCGCCACACTTACCCGGTGAGCTGTGAAAGCCTCGACGCGGATCTCGCCACGCAGCTGGCGCGCATGATGTCCCCGCTGGTGGACGTCGGCAACCCGCTCGACGACGACTCCGACCTCCCGCGCGCGGTCTCCTATGCCACATTGATCGGCAAGGAGCTGATGGACAACCCGCAGGCCGTGGCCGAGCGGTGGCAGGAAAACAACTCGGTCCACGCCACGGCAGTGCCCAACCGCAAGGACAACGGCAGCCTCCGGGCCTTGGTGGGGTCCAAGGGCGTGGAGCCGTTCTACCTTGACCTGAAGAACGAGGGACCGCACGCGTTGGTGGGTGGTACCACCGGTGCCGGTAAGTCCGAGTTCCTCCAGTCCTGGGTGATGGGCATGGCCGCGGCATACAGCCCGGACCGTGTGAGCTTCCTGTTCGTGGACTACAAGGGCGGCGCGGCTTTCGCTGACTGCCTGCACCTGCCCCACACCGTGGGCCTGGTAACTGACCTGTCCCCGCACCTGGTCCGCCGTGCCCTGACTTCCCTGCGCGCGGAGCTGCACTACCGTGAACGCCTCCTGAACCGCAAGAAAGCCAAGGACCTGCTGGCGCTCCAGCGCGAGGCCGATCCCGAGGCCCCGCCCTACCTGATCATCATCGTGGACGAGTTCGCGGCTCTGGCGACCGAAGTTCCCGAGTTCGTGGACGGCGTGGTGGACGTCGCAGCCCGAGGCCGTTCGCTGGGTCTGCACCTGATCCTGGCCACCCAGCGTCCCGCCGGCGTCATCAAGGACAACCTGCGGGCCAACACCAACCTCCGCGTTGCTTTGCGCATGGCCGATGAAGTGGATGCCGTGGACATCCTGGGTGTTCCCACTGCTGCCTACTTTGATCCCTCGATTCCGGGGCGTGGCGCTGCGAAGACCGGTCCGGGCCGCATCCAGGGCTTCCAGACCGGCTACGCCGGAGGCTGGACCACCGACAAGCCGCAGCGTCCCAGGATCGACATCGTCGAGATGGCCTTCGGTTCCGGCCCCACCTGGGAGCCGCCTTTGGTCTCCCAGGTGGAGGAAGAACCGGCCGGCCCGAACGACATTGCCCGGATGACCGGAAACATCATCCGCGCTGCCGACGTCCTGTCCATCGAGCCTCCCCGGAAGCCGTGGCTGAACGAGCTGGCCACCACCTACGACTTCTCCAAGTTGCCCAACCCCCGGACGGATGAGCGGCTCCTGCTGGGCGTGGCGGATGATCCCGCCCACCAGGACCAGCCAACTGTTTTTTACGAACCGGACAAAGACGGCAACATGGCTGTCTACGGCACCGGTGGATCCGGAAAGTCGGCTGCGTTGCGCAGTATCGCCATCGCTGCCGCTGTCACCCCCCGGGGTGGTCCGGTGCACATTTACGGCATCGACTGCGGTTCTTCGGGCCTCAAGATGCTGGACGGACTCCCGCACGTTGGTGAAATCATCAACGGCGACGACGTAGAACGGGTGGGCCGCCTGCTGCGCTGGCTCAAGGAAGTGGCCGATGACCGCGCTGCCCGGTTCGCCGAGGTCCGGGCATCGACGATTGTCGAGTACCGGCAGCTGGCCAACCGGCCGGAGGAGAAGCGCATCTTCATCCTGGTCGACGGTATGTCCTCCTTCCGGGAAGGATACGAGTACAGCAAGCTGTCCGCGCTCTGGGACATCTTCCTGACCCTGGCTACCGACGGGCGTCCCTTGGGCATCCACCTTGTAGTCAGCGGTGACCGCACCAACTCCGTTCCGGCGTCGCTCCTTGCCTCCATCCAGAAGCGGTTGGTCCTGCGGCTCAGCTCCGAAGACGACTACATGACCTTGGACGTCCCCAAAGACGTCCTCAACGCTGCGTCACCTCCCGGTCGAGGCCTGCTTGATGGGCTGGAAGTCCAGCTCGCCGTGCTCGGTGGCAACCCGAACCTGGCCCTGCAAGCACGCGAAGTGGCCAAGCTCAGCCAAGCCATGGTCCGCCAGGGACTGGAGCAGGCACCGCAGATCCAGCGCCTGCCGGAATTGGTGGACCTGGACATCCTGCCTACCGGCGCTCCGGACAACCCCGTGATAGGCGTCGACGACGAAACGCTGGGTTCGGCGGCCATCGCCGCCAAGGGTTCGCTGCTCCTCGCCGGCCCTCCGGGTGCCGGACGGACGGTTGCACTGGTTACCTTGGCGTACGCTTTGCGTCGCTCCAACCCGCGGACGGACCTGATCTACATCGGTTCACGCCGTTCCGCTGTTGCCTCCTTGAACATCTGGAGCCGCTCGCTGGTGGGCCCGGATGAAGTGTCCGATGTGGTGGACGACCTGATCGACAAAGCCTCGGACAACCCGGGCAGCATGGCCATCTTCATCGAGGGCCTGACCGAGTTCACGGACACGCTTGCAGAATCGGGTGTCGGCCGCCTGGTCACGGCAGCCATCAAGGCCGATCAATGGGTGGTGGGGGAGTCCGAAACCTCCACCTGGTCCCAGGCCTGGTCCTTGGCCCAGCCGTTCAAGTCCGGCCGCCGCGGACTCTTGCTCAACCCGGGAGATGTGGAGGGCGACAGCCTCCTCAACACCTCCCTGGGCAGGATCAGTACCGACTTCATTCCGGGCCGTGGATACATTGTTGGACGGGGCAAGGTACGCAAACTCCAGATTGCCATGCCACCGGAGAACAGAAGCTAG